TGCTGGCTGATAAAGCTGGCCAATTTGATTCAAAGCATTGGTGGCTTGCTGGGCTTCTTGGGCTGTGGGTGTACCTTTCTGTAAGCGGCGAATTACTTGCGCAATTTCACCTTTTGCCTGGGCGATCGCTTGTTGGACTGCTATTTCCTGGGAAGCCCGCAAACTGCTTTCCCTCTCTTCCAAGCTTGCGGCTTTTGCAGATACTTCTTTGTATAAACGTTCTGCTTGCTGCAACAAACTTTGGGCTTCGGCTGCTTTGGTTTCCTGGCGGCGGCGTTGGGCTTCTAAGCCGGCAATCACCTGATTAACTTCATCTGTGGCCTCTCCCACCTGAGTTTTTGCCTGTTGGACAACTTCTGGTTTTAATCCTAAGCGCAAGGCAATAGTTAAGGCGTTAGAACGTCCTGGGATGCCCCACAGCAATCGATAAGTTGGCGAGAGAGTACTTTCGTCAAATTCTACGGAGGCATTCTCAAACCGCTCATCTTCGTATTTCAGGGCTTTTAGTTCGCCGAAGTGAGTAGTAGCGATGGTTAGCTGGGCATGGTTGGCGAGATATTGCAACAAGGCGATCGCTAAGGCGCTACCCTCAACTGGATCGGTTCCTGCGCCGACTTCATCGAGTAAGACTAGGGAGTAGGGAGTGGGGAGTGGGGAGTGGTTTAGATTCTCCGCTTCGCCATTTTCTAATGCTTCTAAAATCCGACTAATTCGGCGGATGTGACCGGAGAATGTGGATAAACTTTGCTGTAAGGATTGTTCATCGCCAATATCTGCCAGTACTTTATCAAACCAAGGTATTTCCACTGGTTCGCGGGCGGGGACAAATAAACCCACTTTGGCCATCAATGCTGCTAACCCTAAAGTTTTTAAGGTTACAGTTTTACCGCCAGTATTTGGCCCGGTAATTGTAACTACCCGAATTAGCGGATTTATCAGTAAATCTACAGGAACTACTGATTGCCCTTGTTCGTGCTGTTGCTGCCACACTAACAGAGGATGTCGTAAGTTCCGTAAGGTAATGATTTCTTTGTCTTGACGTTGAATAAATCGCGGAGGATTCGCCCCTAGCCAGTAACTATATCGCGATCTAGCAACCGCTAGATCCAAAGTGGTGGCGATCGCTAATAATCTCTCTAAATCTGGTTTGACTGCGGCTATAAGTTCCGTCAAAATACGGCGAATCGCTTCTTCTTCTGCTTGCTCTCTGCGGATGATTTGCCGCAGTTGGTTGCCTAGAGGCACTACCGAATTCGGTTCTATATATAGGGTCGCACCGCTGGTAGAGGTATCGTGGACAATACCGGGGATGGCATCTTTTTGCGGTGCTTTTACGGGGATGACAAAGCGATCGCTGCGTTGGGTAATTAGCTGTTCTTGAACTGCCCCAGATTTTGCTTGTAAGATATTTTGCAGCTTTTGCGTAATTTGGCTGCGTAATCGCCGCAAGTCTGTGCGAATTTCTCCCAGTTTTTGACTCGCGCGGTCAGTTACCTGGGCCCGTTCATCAATACATCGGTGAATTTCTTGTTCTAGTTCTGGATAAGTCCGCAAATCGGCAACTAACTCAGTCAGGATCGGCAAATCTTCCTGATTGTCAATAACGCGGCGCAAACTTCTAGCACCCGCAAGGGTGGTTGCGATCGCTAACAGTTCATCCCCTGTCAAAACTCCGTTGCGTTCTGCCCGTTCTAGGGAATCGCCAATATCTTGAATTCCCTCAAATGACAGTCCCGTAGTGAGGCGACTTTCCAATTGGTAGACTTCTTTGGTTTGCTCTAACAACTGTTCGCTTTGGGTCTGAGAATCGGGTATTTTCAGATGACGCGCAGCTGTCGCCCCCAGCTTAGTTGCCGCGAAGGTGGCAAGGTGCTGGCAGAGGCGATGCCATTCTAATAATTCTAAGGTTTCAGATTGGATCAAGGTTTCAACATCTAATCTGAAATTATCGTAACAAT
This genomic interval from Nostoc sp. KVJ3 contains the following:
- a CDS encoding endonuclease MutS2 gives rise to the protein MIQSETLELLEWHRLCQHLATFAATKLGATAARHLKIPDSQTQSEQLLEQTKEVYQLESRLTTGLSFEGIQDIGDSLERAERNGVLTGDELLAIATTLAGARSLRRVIDNQEDLPILTELVADLRTYPELEQEIHRCIDERAQVTDRASQKLGEIRTDLRRLRSQITQKLQNILQAKSGAVQEQLITQRSDRFVIPVKAPQKDAIPGIVHDTSTSGATLYIEPNSVVPLGNQLRQIIRREQAEEEAIRRILTELIAAVKPDLERLLAIATTLDLAVARSRYSYWLGANPPRFIQRQDKEIITLRNLRHPLLVWQQQHEQGQSVVPVDLLINPLIRVVTITGPNTGGKTVTLKTLGLAALMAKVGLFVPAREPVEIPWFDKVLADIGDEQSLQQSLSTFSGHIRRISRILEALENGEAENLNHSPLPTPYSLVLLDEVGAGTDPVEGSALAIALLQYLANHAQLTIATTHFGELKALKYEDERFENASVEFDESTLSPTYRLLWGIPGRSNALTIALRLGLKPEVVQQAKTQVGEATDEVNQVIAGLEAQRRRQETKAAEAQSLLQQAERLYKEVSAKAASLEERESSLRASQEIAVQQAIAQAKGEIAQVIRRLQKGTPTAQEAQQATNALNQIGQLYQPAAPAKPKPGFMPKIGDRIRVPKLGQIADVIAAPNEDGELSVRFGLMKMTVKLEDVESLDGQKPEPVIKAKPAPAPVTPPPQSVPEIRTSQNTIDLRGKRVADAEYILDKAISEATGPIWIIHGYGTGKLRQGVHAFLQQHSRVNNYEPAEQADGGSGVTVAHIK